In the genome of Chryseobacterium arthrosphaerae, one region contains:
- a CDS encoding phosphatase PAP2 family protein has protein sequence MKKYFQKTLICIITVSAALGRISAQNTKDTVAVHEPLQDSIPAAGIQKNKLNYKTLIIPAALIGYGVAGLAMDNLKNLNSSTRTEINEHQPARIKLDNYTQYAPAAMVYGFNAIGIKGKHNLRDRTIIYASSQLIVAAFTMPLKYIVKEERPDGSNTLSFPSGHSATAFSSAQFMFREYKDTHFWLSLSGYPLAIFTAVYRMLNDKHWLGDVVAGAGFGILSTELAYWLFPRIDTLLLGKNKPKNALTSTMVMPFYQNKTVGIGIVKTF, from the coding sequence ATGAAAAAGTATTTTCAAAAAACATTGATCTGTATCATAACGGTAAGCGCAGCTTTAGGCCGGATCAGCGCCCAGAACACGAAAGATACTGTTGCTGTTCACGAACCTTTACAGGATAGTATACCAGCAGCCGGTATTCAAAAAAATAAGCTGAATTATAAAACCCTGATCATTCCTGCAGCATTGATAGGCTATGGAGTAGCAGGGTTAGCAATGGATAATCTGAAGAACCTTAACAGCTCTACCAGGACTGAAATCAACGAACATCAGCCTGCCCGCATAAAGCTGGACAATTATACCCAATATGCACCGGCAGCAATGGTATACGGATTCAATGCCATCGGAATCAAAGGAAAGCACAATTTAAGAGACCGTACCATTATCTATGCTTCTTCCCAGTTGATTGTTGCCGCATTTACAATGCCTTTGAAATATATTGTAAAAGAAGAGAGACCGGATGGGTCAAACACCCTGTCTTTTCCATCAGGACATTCTGCCACAGCTTTTTCTTCCGCCCAGTTTATGTTCAGGGAATATAAAGACACTCATTTCTGGCTGAGTCTTTCGGGATATCCGCTGGCTATTTTTACAGCGGTATACCGGATGCTGAATGATAAGCACTGGCTTGGAGACGTAGTAGCAGGTGCCGGTTTCGGAATTCTTTCCACAGAGCTTGCTTACTGGCTGTTTCCAAGAATTGATACCCTGCTGCTTGGAAAAAACAAGCCTAAAAATGCGCTGACATCCACGATGGTTATGCCATTCTATCAGAACAAAACAGTAGGGATAGGTATTGTGAAAACTTTTTAA
- a CDS encoding TonB-dependent receptor domain-containing protein, producing MNKTKLLFFPTCMMISTVISAQTNSVTASGKIINKDKAALPYVNIILKKEKDSTFTAGTITNEEGRFSLSGIKPDHYILETSIAGYNTQLQPVFIGSLSEFLEIPAIELTPKEDRETKIETVTITASKKNEIDSRLDKKTYSVADNISQSGGSVLQNMQNLPGITVQDGKVQLRGNDKVTVLIDGKQTALTGFGSQTGLDNIPASAIDKIEIINNPSAKYDANGNAGIINIIMKKNRQSGWNGKAGFTTGLGSLWIRKENLPDIRPQYTQTPKINPTVSVSYRKNKVNLFLQADNLYTETLNKNEFVTRTYDDGTVINSQLKRNRNTNFFTTKAGIDWNMDSQNTLMVSGMYGSEKIIDRGDQPFFNGDLSQRLRLWQFLEDELKTTVMGTASYQHKFKEAGHVLNVGFNYTFHREDEKYFYDNYLPASTGTDAFKLLSDEQVYDFNVDYIKPLRYGRIETGIKLRSRSIPTNMNFIPGANSVLDVSAGGKADYKEFIPAVYGNYVFENEKWEAELGLRLEYVRIEYDVNPNYPTYKSDGYNYTQPFPNFRLAYKLDDRNKFSVFYNRRVDRPNEVDIRIFPKYDDAEIIKVGNPALRPQFTNSIELGYKHTWDNGYLYSALYHRFANGTITRISSTVPGSNLIYALFQNAGRSYNTGLEAIWNQKISGVYSFNVNGNLYRNQISAFSVQNLYPKPNIFSAEKQTAISGNIKMNHVFHFAKGWDAQCTLVYLAPDIIPQGRIQSRFSMDAGVKKSIQKGKGELFFNASDLLNTMVVKKSVQGMGFAYTSNDYYETQVVRLGYSYKF from the coding sequence ATGAATAAAACAAAACTGCTGTTTTTCCCAACATGTATGATGATTTCCACTGTGATTTCCGCGCAGACCAATTCCGTAACGGCTTCGGGAAAAATTATCAATAAAGATAAAGCCGCTTTGCCATATGTGAATATTATTTTAAAAAAAGAAAAAGACAGCACCTTTACGGCCGGAACCATTACCAATGAAGAGGGTAGGTTTTCTCTTTCGGGCATAAAACCTGATCATTATATTCTGGAAACATCCATTGCCGGTTACAATACACAGCTGCAACCCGTTTTTATAGGAAGTCTTTCTGAATTTCTGGAAATTCCTGCCATAGAGCTGACCCCAAAGGAAGACAGAGAAACCAAAATAGAAACAGTCACCATTACGGCATCCAAAAAGAATGAAATCGACAGCCGGCTTGATAAAAAAACATATTCTGTAGCAGACAACATCAGCCAAAGCGGAGGATCTGTGCTGCAAAATATGCAGAATCTTCCCGGAATTACAGTACAGGACGGAAAAGTACAGCTGAGAGGAAATGATAAGGTAACGGTACTGATTGACGGCAAACAGACTGCCCTTACAGGCTTCGGAAGCCAGACCGGATTGGATAACATTCCTGCATCTGCCATTGATAAGATTGAAATCATCAATAATCCTTCGGCAAAATATGATGCCAACGGAAATGCGGGGATCATCAATATCATTATGAAAAAGAACAGGCAGAGCGGATGGAACGGAAAAGCAGGATTCACAACAGGTTTGGGCTCACTTTGGATAAGAAAAGAAAATCTTCCGGACATAAGACCACAGTATACACAGACCCCGAAAATCAATCCTACAGTATCTGTCAGTTATAGAAAAAATAAAGTCAATCTCTTTTTACAGGCAGATAATCTGTATACGGAAACGCTTAATAAAAATGAATTTGTAACCCGTACCTATGATGACGGTACAGTGATCAATTCCCAATTAAAAAGAAACAGAAATACCAATTTCTTTACCACCAAAGCCGGAATCGACTGGAATATGGATTCACAAAATACATTAATGGTTTCGGGGATGTATGGAAGTGAAAAAATCATTGACCGTGGAGACCAGCCATTCTTTAACGGTGACCTTTCCCAACGTCTGCGTCTGTGGCAGTTCCTTGAAGATGAACTGAAGACTACTGTGATGGGAACAGCTTCCTATCAGCATAAATTCAAAGAGGCAGGCCATGTATTGAATGTTGGGTTCAACTATACTTTTCACAGAGAGGACGAAAAATATTTTTATGATAATTATCTTCCGGCTTCTACGGGAACGGATGCGTTTAAGCTATTATCGGACGAACAGGTCTATGATTTCAATGTAGATTACATAAAACCGTTAAGATACGGGAGAATAGAGACCGGAATAAAGCTCAGAAGCAGAAGCATTCCTACCAATATGAATTTTATCCCGGGAGCGAATTCCGTTCTGGATGTTTCTGCAGGAGGGAAAGCAGATTATAAAGAATTTATTCCTGCCGTCTATGGAAACTATGTATTTGAAAATGAAAAATGGGAAGCAGAGCTGGGGCTCAGGCTGGAATATGTAAGAATTGAATATGATGTGAATCCCAATTATCCTACATATAAAAGTGACGGATACAATTATACACAGCCATTCCCGAACTTCAGGTTGGCCTATAAACTGGATGACCGCAATAAGTTCTCCGTATTTTACAACAGAAGGGTAGACCGTCCCAATGAGGTTGATATCCGGATCTTTCCGAAATATGATGACGCAGAGATCATCAAAGTAGGAAATCCGGCCTTACGTCCACAATTTACCAATTCCATTGAACTGGGTTATAAGCATACCTGGGACAACGGATATCTGTATTCTGCGTTATACCATCGTTTTGCCAACGGAACGATCACCAGAATTTCGAGTACCGTTCCAGGAAGCAACCTTATCTATGCTCTGTTCCAGAATGCGGGAAGGAGTTACAATACAGGGCTGGAAGCTATCTGGAACCAGAAAATATCCGGAGTTTATTCCTTTAATGTGAACGGAAACCTCTACCGGAATCAGATCAGTGCATTTTCTGTCCAGAACCTGTATCCGAAACCCAATATTTTCTCAGCAGAGAAACAGACTGCAATTTCCGGAAATATCAAAATGAATCATGTTTTTCATTTTGCAAAAGGCTGGGATGCACAGTGTACCCTTGTATATCTGGCGCCGGACATTATTCCGCAGGGTAGGATACAGTCAAGATTTTCAATGGATGCAGGGGTAAAAAAATCGATCCAGAAAGGAAAAGGAGAGTTGTTTTTCAATGCTTCGGATCTGCTGAATACAATGGTTGTGAAGAAATCTGTTCAGGGGATGGGATTTGCGTATACGAGCAATGATTACTATGAAACGCAGGTCGTACGGCTGGGTTACAGCTATAAATTTTAA
- a CDS encoding sulfite exporter TauE/SafE family protein yields MILKIVLLFAGTVLAFWISAISGGGASLILIPVLNLLLPASLVPFSLTIGTFTSSASRIAVFKKHINWKIFLWFVPFSIPAVLAGACLIKYVNPNYLQLIVAFFLIANLPQLFASKNKTEETGKEYPKSVLALIGFSAGFISGITGAVGLLFNRFYLKFGLKKEEIVATRAANEVCLHLIKLIIYISLGLYSNTALWLGIVIAVAAIMSSYTVKYILPYLSENLFKKIGYGAMVVSGIILFTGTSGKIIEQDQIVVNHLSTRQKNVYSMSWRDTKMVLEYKASKGFEFEKSIQPEDLSENLKEKYHTLMEHYDEVRIEKVYAFGKAITHEFYCYKNNVLTRFKV; encoded by the coding sequence ATGATTTTAAAAATTGTGCTATTATTCGCCGGAACTGTACTGGCATTCTGGATCAGCGCTATCTCTGGCGGTGGCGCAAGCCTTATCCTGATTCCGGTTCTTAATTTGCTGCTTCCCGCATCATTAGTACCTTTCTCTCTTACGATAGGGACATTTACAAGCTCTGCATCCCGGATTGCGGTATTTAAAAAGCATATCAACTGGAAAATATTTTTGTGGTTTGTTCCGTTTTCTATTCCGGCTGTATTAGCAGGTGCCTGTCTTATCAAATATGTCAACCCGAATTATCTACAGCTTATTGTAGCTTTCTTCCTGATTGCCAATCTTCCGCAACTTTTTGCTTCTAAAAATAAGACTGAAGAAACAGGAAAAGAATATCCAAAATCAGTATTGGCACTTATCGGCTTTTCTGCAGGGTTCATTTCAGGAATTACCGGGGCGGTCGGACTTCTTTTTAACCGTTTTTATTTAAAATTCGGGCTTAAAAAGGAAGAAATTGTAGCAACCCGGGCAGCCAATGAAGTATGTCTCCACCTTATCAAGCTGATCATTTACATTTCATTGGGATTGTATTCAAATACAGCGCTGTGGCTGGGAATAGTTATTGCGGTGGCGGCAATCATGTCTTCGTATACCGTAAAATATATCCTTCCGTATCTCAGTGAAAACCTCTTTAAGAAAATAGGATACGGGGCGATGGTGGTATCCGGGATTATCTTATTCACAGGAACTTCCGGGAAAATCATTGAACAGGATCAGATTGTAGTGAACCATTTATCTACCCGACAGAAAAATGTGTATTCCATGTCCTGGAGAGATACCAAAATGGTACTTGAATATAAGGCGAGTAAAGGATTTGAATTTGAAAAGAGTATTCAGCCTGAGGATCTGTCAGAAAACCTTAAGGAAAAATACCATACTCTGATGGAGCATTATGATGAAGTTCGTATAGAGAAAGTGTATGCTTTCGGGAAAGCGATTACTCATGAGTTTTATTGTTATAAGAATAATGTGCTGACCAGATTTAAAGTATAA
- a CDS encoding COG4705 family protein gives MRTANKVAAVTILFWLMKIVATTLGETLGDFISMTLNLGYVVGILVTLAFFVIIAAVQLNVKKYIPAIYWLVITGTTTLGTEISDFIDRTLKTGYLVGSLILLSGLLISLFLWYKKYGNLEVYPVFERNKELYYWTAILFSNSLGTAFGDFLSDNLGLGYMTGALITGLIILIVIALHYFTKINHVLLFWIAFVFTRPFGATFGDLLTKPLSKGGLDLGTLNASLISVFLMILMIFISQKRHNNASKE, from the coding sequence ATGAGAACAGCAAATAAAGTAGCAGCCGTCACCATACTTTTCTGGCTCATGAAAATTGTAGCGACGACATTAGGTGAAACGCTCGGGGATTTTATTTCCATGACCCTCAATTTAGGGTATGTGGTGGGTATTCTGGTTACTCTTGCATTTTTCGTCATCATAGCAGCTGTACAGCTCAATGTAAAAAAATACATACCGGCGATATACTGGCTGGTGATTACAGGAACAACGACTTTGGGAACGGAAATATCGGATTTTATTGACAGGACCTTAAAAACCGGTTATCTTGTGGGAAGCCTGATCCTGCTTTCAGGGCTCTTGATTTCACTGTTCCTGTGGTATAAGAAGTATGGAAACCTTGAAGTGTATCCGGTTTTTGAGCGAAATAAAGAACTCTATTACTGGACGGCGATCCTGTTTTCCAATAGCCTGGGAACAGCTTTTGGGGATTTCCTGAGTGATAATCTGGGATTGGGTTATATGACAGGTGCCCTGATTACCGGGCTGATCATATTGATCGTCATTGCCCTTCATTATTTTACGAAAATCAATCATGTCCTGCTCTTTTGGATTGCATTTGTTTTTACCAGACCATTTGGAGCTACCTTCGGAGATCTTTTGACGAAACCATTATCGAAGGGTGGGCTGGATCTCGGTACACTCAATGCTTCACTGATTTCTGTTTTCCTTATGATCCTCATGATTTTTATTTCGCAGAAAAGGCATAACAATGCTTCCAAAGAATAA
- a CDS encoding sensor histidine kinase, with product MKPLLTKTTKPFLIYVLIVLMISIPVYYFVVDTIWQSELDEHNQIIVEKTAYEFNQLKLSDEALDKSLELWNHIQPETNIERITADQIKNDTAYTYEKHLPFISEQKKERYRCLKKVVYVQGKPYLFTIQTNIEESHETIAVIAMITIFFFVVIVLGLLYLNRKLSSSVWKPFRDTLDRLKTFNLNSQSNIEFPTSDTVEFEELNQSLYKLIERNVSTYKTQKEFTENASHELQTPLAIIKNKLDLLLQDQDLTEKQYGIAEDINKALIRSSRINKNLLLLAKIDNHQFDNSETIALDHLLRQSTNALEEHFEQKNIAVQQNIADDVQVNGNSILSEILINNLIINAIRHTSPGGSIIINLTKSVFEVSNSGTEKLDPDLLFKRFSKLSTDNSGSGLGLSIIQEICRFHHWTVSYRFENSRHIFTVNL from the coding sequence TTGAAGCCTCTATTAACAAAAACCACCAAGCCCTTTCTGATCTACGTACTTATTGTGCTGATGATCAGTATTCCCGTGTATTATTTTGTAGTAGATACGATCTGGCAAAGTGAACTGGATGAACATAACCAGATCATTGTAGAGAAAACGGCTTATGAATTCAATCAACTGAAGCTTTCGGACGAAGCATTGGATAAAAGCCTTGAATTATGGAATCACATTCAGCCCGAAACAAATATTGAAAGAATTACTGCTGATCAGATTAAAAATGATACTGCCTATACCTACGAAAAACACTTACCTTTTATATCCGAACAAAAAAAGGAGCGCTACAGATGCCTGAAAAAGGTAGTATACGTTCAGGGCAAACCATATCTTTTTACAATACAGACCAACATTGAAGAGTCTCACGAAACCATAGCAGTCATTGCCATGATCACTATATTTTTCTTTGTGGTTATTGTTCTTGGTCTTTTGTACCTGAACAGAAAACTTTCATCTTCTGTCTGGAAACCGTTCAGGGATACGCTGGACCGCTTGAAAACATTTAATCTCAACAGCCAGTCCAATATTGAATTTCCCACCTCGGATACAGTAGAATTTGAAGAACTCAATCAATCACTTTACAAACTGATAGAACGCAACGTTTCTACCTATAAAACCCAGAAAGAATTTACGGAAAATGCATCTCATGAGCTTCAGACACCGCTTGCCATCATCAAAAATAAACTTGATCTTTTGCTCCAGGACCAGGATCTGACCGAAAAACAGTACGGAATTGCAGAAGACATCAATAAAGCACTCATCAGAAGTTCCCGGATCAATAAAAATCTTTTGCTGCTGGCTAAAATTGATAACCATCAGTTTGATAATTCTGAAACGATAGCGCTGGACCATCTGCTTCGGCAAAGTACCAACGCTCTCGAAGAGCATTTTGAACAAAAAAACATTGCCGTCCAGCAAAATATAGCGGATGATGTACAGGTAAACGGAAACAGTATCCTGAGCGAAATCCTGATCAACAATCTTATCATCAATGCTATCCGCCATACTTCTCCGGGAGGATCCATTATTATAAATCTGACGAAGTCTGTTTTTGAAGTGTCGAATTCAGGAACAGAAAAACTGGATCCGGATCTGCTGTTCAAGAGGTTCTCAAAACTTTCAACAGATAACAGCGGCAGCGGATTGGGATTGTCTATCATCCAGGAAATCTGCAGATTTCATCACTGGACCGTCAGCTATAGGTTTGAAAACAGCCGCCATATCTTCACTGTTAATTTATAG
- a CDS encoding aldo/keto reductase, which yields MKTEVLTDLHRLGIGGVAIGTAFENITDEQSFEILQAAWDAGIRYYDTSPWYGLTKSERRFGNFLKEKDRSQFIFSTKAGRLFHEVPESEVPPTMWKNPLNFDFRHDYTADAVKRSIDDSLERTGLEHIDIVYVHDLSEDQVGDRYPYFLEQARKGAFKILSELRDQGIIKAWGMGVNKIEPILDCIESADPDICLSATQYSILEHEDAVDRLLPAVKKAGVKLVSGAGYNSGYLGGRERYNYKEIIPKGMHEKRARMSAIAEEYNISLIDAALHFVLASDEFVSIIPGASRPEQVKDNVEALQAKIPYDFWQELKAEGLIYEKAQIPTE from the coding sequence ATGAAAACAGAGGTTTTAACAGATCTTCACCGATTGGGAATTGGTGGAGTAGCCATAGGAACAGCTTTTGAAAATATAACAGACGAACAATCCTTTGAAATTCTGCAGGCAGCATGGGATGCCGGAATCAGGTATTATGATACTTCTCCCTGGTATGGCCTTACAAAGAGTGAAAGAAGATTCGGAAACTTCCTGAAGGAGAAAGACAGAAGCCAGTTCATTTTTTCAACCAAAGCAGGAAGACTGTTTCATGAAGTTCCTGAATCTGAAGTGCCACCCACCATGTGGAAAAATCCATTGAATTTTGATTTCCGGCATGATTATACGGCCGATGCTGTTAAAAGATCTATTGATGACAGTCTGGAAAGGACAGGACTTGAGCACATAGATATAGTATATGTTCACGATCTCTCTGAAGATCAGGTAGGAGACCGTTATCCGTATTTTCTTGAGCAGGCGAGGAAAGGTGCTTTTAAAATACTTTCCGAGCTGCGTGATCAGGGAATCATCAAAGCATGGGGAATGGGCGTCAATAAGATAGAACCTATTTTAGACTGTATTGAATCTGCAGATCCCGATATCTGTCTTTCTGCTACCCAATATTCCATTCTGGAGCATGAAGATGCTGTAGACCGGCTTCTTCCGGCTGTAAAAAAAGCAGGCGTAAAACTGGTGTCAGGAGCAGGCTACAATTCCGGATATCTAGGAGGAAGGGAACGTTATAATTATAAGGAGATCATCCCGAAAGGAATGCATGAAAAAAGAGCCAGAATGTCTGCCATTGCAGAGGAATACAATATCAGTCTGATTGATGCTGCCCTCCATTTTGTTCTTGCTTCCGATGAATTTGTTTCCATTATCCCCGGAGCCAGCCGGCCGGAACAGGTGAAAGATAATGTAGAAGCATTACAGGCCAAAATTCCTTACGATTTCTGGCAGGAGCTGAAAGCAGAAGGCCTGATTTATGAAAAGGCACAAATCCCTACAGAATAG
- a CDS encoding SDR family oxidoreductase, whose amino-acid sequence MSHYFNDKVIWITGASSGIGEALVKELASKSTAKIILSSRKKEQLFTVAEKAGLPGNRFAVLPLDLADYKNMPDIAAKAIEKFGKIDLLINNAGLSQRSLAIETDIEVDKHLIEVDYIGTVALTKAVLPYMIKNGSGQIAVVSSLMGIFGAPMRSGYAGAKHALHGFFDALRAELYDHNIQITMICPGFIQTDISIHAVTGDGSQQGTMDNATQQGMPVGVFAGKMLHAIEKQKRQKAIGGKEILGAWLKRFFPGLLAKVIRKAKVV is encoded by the coding sequence ATGAGTCATTATTTTAATGATAAAGTCATTTGGATCACAGGTGCTTCTTCAGGAATAGGTGAAGCTCTGGTAAAAGAACTGGCATCAAAATCTACGGCCAAAATCATTCTTTCATCAAGGAAAAAAGAACAGCTCTTTACTGTAGCAGAAAAAGCAGGACTTCCCGGTAACAGGTTTGCCGTACTTCCCCTGGATCTTGCCGATTATAAGAATATGCCGGATATAGCTGCAAAAGCAATAGAAAAATTCGGTAAAATTGATCTTCTTATAAACAATGCGGGATTATCGCAACGTTCTTTAGCGATAGAAACGGATATAGAAGTGGATAAACATTTAATAGAAGTGGATTATATCGGAACCGTAGCTCTTACCAAAGCCGTTCTTCCCTATATGATTAAAAATGGCAGCGGGCAGATTGCTGTTGTTTCCAGCCTGATGGGAATATTCGGGGCACCTATGAGAAGCGGATATGCCGGTGCAAAGCATGCCCTGCATGGTTTTTTTGATGCCTTACGGGCAGAGCTGTATGATCATAATATTCAGATTACCATGATCTGCCCCGGATTTATACAAACCGATATTTCTATACACGCCGTCACCGGAGACGGATCACAGCAGGGAACAATGGATAATGCCACACAACAGGGAATGCCTGTAGGTGTTTTTGCAGGAAAAATGCTTCATGCCATTGAAAAGCAGAAAAGACAAAAGGCAATAGGCGGTAAAGAAATATTGGGTGCCTGGCTGAAAAGATTTTTTCCGGGATTACTGGCCAAAGTTATCCGTAAGGCAAAGGTTGTATGA
- a CDS encoding response regulator transcription factor, translating into MKILIIEDETELARSISEYLSGENYLCETAGTFGEAMGKIETFDYDCILLDIMLPGGSGLTILEELKKLHKQDGVIIISAKNALDDKIEGLKLGADDYLTKPFHLSELMARVYSIIRRKQFSSSNVISQNELQIDLLAKTVTVHEEMISLTKKEFDLLIYFIGNKNKVISKSTLAEHLSGDFADMLDNHDFVYAHVKNLKKKLYDAGCGHYLKTVYGTGYKWESQDN; encoded by the coding sequence ATGAAAATTTTAATCATTGAAGACGAGACGGAGCTGGCCAGGAGTATCTCAGAATACCTTTCCGGAGAAAATTATCTCTGTGAGACAGCCGGCACCTTCGGTGAAGCTATGGGTAAAATAGAAACCTTCGACTACGACTGTATTCTATTGGATATCATGCTTCCCGGAGGCAGCGGGCTTACCATTCTGGAAGAATTGAAAAAACTTCATAAACAGGATGGCGTTATTATTATTTCTGCCAAAAATGCCCTTGATGATAAAATTGAAGGCCTGAAACTGGGAGCGGATGACTATCTTACCAAACCTTTTCATCTTTCTGAGCTTATGGCAAGGGTATATTCCATCATCCGGAGAAAACAGTTCAGCAGCTCCAATGTAATAAGCCAGAATGAATTACAGATTGACCTGCTGGCCAAAACAGTAACTGTACATGAGGAAATGATTTCATTAACGAAGAAAGAATTTGATCTTCTTATCTATTTCATCGGGAACAAAAATAAAGTTATTTCTAAAAGTACTCTGGCAGAACATCTTTCCGGAGACTTCGCCGATATGCTTGACAATCACGACTTTGTATATGCCCATGTGAAAAACCTTAAGAAAAAACTATATGATGCAGGATGCGGGCACTATCTTAAAACAGTATATGGGACAGGGTATAAGTGGGAAAGCCAGGATAATTAA
- a CDS encoding NAD(P)/FAD-dependent oxidoreductase, producing MKKHILIVGGGFAGINLIKSLKNDNRFKITLVDKNNYHFFPPLIYQVATSFIEASNISYPFRKLFSENKNVKFHMGSLIRVHPENKTIETDTGNLSYDYLVLALGTESNFFGMENVQKHALPMKNIEEALYLRNHVLLTLEEAARNKNINEAEKLQNIVIAGGGPTGVELAGMLAEMGKYIAKKEYPEIKLNLSSIYLIDALPSLLSPMSKLAQQTAYDKLKELGVKILLNVSVKDYINCKVILSDGKTIDTETLIWTSGVTGREIKGLPEKSIGKGRRVLVDGYNKVEDTANIYAMGDICLMLSEEKYPNGHPQLAQVAIQQGKNLAANFKRIEDGKVLEPFRYNDKGSMAIISKFNAVVDLPKTSFKGFTAWLTWLFIHIIPLVGFRSKVQLALDWFRLFITNNPSIRLILMPKRNTGNG from the coding sequence ATGAAAAAGCATATTCTGATCGTAGGAGGAGGATTTGCAGGCATCAATCTGATCAAATCCCTCAAAAACGACAACAGGTTCAAAATTACCCTGGTAGATAAAAATAATTACCATTTTTTTCCACCATTGATTTATCAGGTGGCTACGTCATTTATAGAAGCATCCAATATCAGCTACCCTTTCCGGAAACTGTTTTCAGAAAATAAAAATGTGAAATTTCATATGGGAAGCCTGATCCGGGTGCATCCTGAAAACAAAACCATTGAAACAGACACCGGTAATCTCAGCTATGATTATCTCGTTCTTGCATTGGGAACGGAATCTAATTTTTTTGGAATGGAAAATGTACAGAAACATGCCCTTCCTATGAAAAATATTGAAGAAGCACTGTACCTCAGAAACCATGTATTACTGACGCTGGAAGAAGCAGCAAGAAACAAGAACATCAATGAAGCTGAAAAACTGCAGAATATCGTGATTGCCGGTGGTGGTCCTACAGGAGTGGAACTGGCCGGAATGCTGGCTGAAATGGGGAAATATATTGCCAAAAAAGAGTATCCGGAAATAAAGTTAAATCTCTCAAGCATTTATCTGATTGATGCATTGCCCTCCCTTCTTTCTCCGATGAGTAAGCTGGCTCAGCAAACCGCTTATGATAAACTGAAAGAATTAGGAGTTAAAATTCTTTTGAATGTTTCTGTAAAAGACTATATCAACTGTAAAGTGATATTAAGCGATGGAAAAACAATCGATACGGAAACCCTGATCTGGACTTCCGGAGTAACGGGAAGAGAGATCAAAGGATTACCGGAAAAAAGCATAGGAAAAGGAAGACGGGTGCTGGTGGATGGTTACAATAAAGTTGAAGACACTGCAAATATTTACGCAATGGGAGACATCTGCCTGATGCTTTCTGAAGAAAAATATCCGAACGGGCATCCTCAGCTGGCTCAGGTGGCCATTCAGCAGGGTAAGAATCTGGCGGCTAATTTTAAACGGATAGAAGACGGTAAGGTGCTGGAGCCATTCCGGTATAATGATAAGGGAAGTATGGCAATTATTTCAAAGTTTAATGCAGTGGTGGATCTTCCGAAGACTTCCTTTAAAGGATTTACCGCATGGCTTACCTGGCTTTTTATTCATATTATTCCTCTGGTAGGATTCAGAAGTAAAGTTCAGCTGGCACTGGACTGGTTCCGGTTGTTTATTACCAATAACCCTTCCATCAGACTTATTCTGATGCCGAAAAGGAATACGGGGAACGGATAG